The following proteins come from a genomic window of Heyndrickxia acidicola:
- a CDS encoding MerR family transcriptional regulator encodes MRYYDKQGLLPFLKRNEKGDRVFDEGSLKFLEMILCLKNTGMPLREIKQFVEWNMNGEDTLPQRLDMMKKQEAIVLKQIQETEKHLKKIREKIARYEREMDTN; translated from the coding sequence TTGCGCTATTATGATAAGCAGGGTCTGCTGCCTTTTTTAAAACGAAATGAAAAAGGAGACCGGGTTTTCGATGAAGGATCTCTTAAATTTTTGGAAATGATTCTGTGTCTAAAAAATACGGGAATGCCCCTTAGAGAAATTAAACAATTTGTTGAATGGAACATGAATGGAGAAGACACACTTCCGCAACGGCTGGACATGATGAAAAAGCAGGAAGCCATCGTTCTCAAGCAAATTCAGGAGACGGAGAAGCATCTGAAAAAAATTCGTGAAAAAATAGCGAGATATGAACGGGAAATGGATACGAACTAA
- a CDS encoding TetR/AcrR family transcriptional regulator, whose product MYRIKNDKRSFQSCQLIYDALAALMKTKSFDTITVQELAAKAQVGRATFYRYFDSLEDVLSMKCDEAFHELKEYLFLYYRQEGAFTETPVPFFKPFLRYWYTHSDIVERLIQAKRMDIFAHSFTQLFTAFSKQLPMSDSAQLISRRFDYFLAIRTGAATNILIQWIQNKKDLPPDELADLVIAQFKATSDIQWL is encoded by the coding sequence ATGTATCGCATAAAAAACGACAAGCGATCCTTCCAGTCCTGCCAGCTGATCTATGATGCACTGGCAGCATTAATGAAGACAAAATCCTTTGATACGATTACCGTGCAGGAGCTGGCTGCAAAAGCGCAGGTTGGACGCGCAACCTTTTACCGCTATTTTGACAGCCTGGAGGATGTCCTCTCGATGAAGTGCGATGAAGCCTTTCATGAGCTAAAAGAGTATCTCTTTTTATACTATCGCCAGGAGGGTGCCTTTACCGAGACGCCGGTTCCCTTCTTCAAGCCCTTTTTGCGTTATTGGTATACTCATTCCGATATAGTCGAACGGCTCATCCAGGCCAAACGCATGGATATTTTTGCACACTCCTTTACACAATTATTTACCGCCTTTTCAAAACAGCTTCCCATGTCTGATTCTGCCCAGCTGATCAGCCGCCGCTTTGACTATTTTTTAGCCATTCGGACAGGGGCCGCGACCAACATCCTCATTCAATGGATTCAAAATAAAAAGGACCTTCCGCCGGATGAGCTGGCCGACCTTGTGATTGCACAGTTCAAGGCTACCTCGGATATACAGTGGTTATAA
- a CDS encoding efflux RND transporter permease subunit produces MRALTGFSLKNTLFILLVMLLILVGGGISSTNMGIEQYPNVSIPYLSVQIPYIGASSKQVLDDISKPLEEQLSDVDGLQNLYSTSASNGAHLVLEFDLNTDINKAQEEVYQALDRVKLPDNAGDPKVSKLGPTNQPIYTFSISNSSKSSSDISDVVQQKIVPSLSTISGVSNVEVDGTTDKQIFVKVDPNRLNEYNLTLDKVKQALLANNVTAPTGQVTMNGKEMNVQVNHAFKTLDDIRNMNLILVNQNTSGTKDAFNSMGNGLNQVGQSLGTLGEAVKGNTESDALLQKEISLMSAINQLSSQMFQNQTQLAQLKAQPRLASSAQGKQKQAALAKTIAAEQSKISSLQQQVSLIQSQLSQSSKQSADQLNQLGNQPQPKKTQTPGSPAISISTLPLSKIADVSLQVDNGGTYTRLNGKPAVVAAIQPDASGNTADIVQSVKAKLAGLDLPKGYHIATLRDQSIEINHSVHSMVREAIMGAVIASVVTMLFLGNLRTTIVAILSIPLSILATMIVMKAMGYTLNTMTLAGVAVAIGRVVDDSIVVIENIYRKAREAIAGKSLGNEFILDSTQEVGQAITSSTITTIAVFLPMAFVPGIVGKFFAPFAWSVVISIAFSLLIALTIVPILSKLFLAKVKPIEKQDNVLQRFYENVLYWGLQHRWLVVSLAAVLLVGTLALAPRIPVNFFPDEAVQYIDVNTTLPNGTSIDKTNSLAKQLEQKLAGQKQVKSYNTTVNSGTISIQVTLKNHADSTGFQQELKKQTDHLGEGSETMITPVGGSPSSNSFSIIVNGSDSKARTKGAQNIEKALKPIQGVTGITSNIEEQTPQVEVSIDDKKAAAQGVYPGMAASDLHDMLSGTALMNVELQGQTTGLNVGLQSGDMNKISVIANQKVTNMAGQQVAIKDIGSVKQTFAPAAIQRLNQQGYDSLTVMMDSARASKAQQDIKNTLAKMSLPKGVSYSFIGSAEEMKQGFHNLVYAIGFSVILVYLVMMLAFREPLAPLSILFALPFIFVGVIAGILITHESLGIPALVGILMLVGIVVTNAIVLIDKVEQNKKIYEDKTQAIVEAGKIRLRPILMTAIATVGALLPLALSTEGGLISRSLAIVVISGLTASTLLTLIIVPVCYSLLTGRRK; encoded by the coding sequence GTGCGTGCATTAACCGGTTTTTCATTAAAAAATACTTTATTCATTCTATTGGTGATGCTGCTTATTCTGGTGGGGGGAGGCATTTCATCCACCAATATGGGGATTGAGCAATATCCGAATGTAAGCATACCTTATCTTTCTGTTCAAATTCCTTACATAGGTGCATCCTCCAAGCAAGTCCTGGATGACATTTCAAAGCCTCTGGAAGAGCAGCTTTCGGATGTGGATGGACTCCAGAATTTATACAGTACATCTGCCTCGAATGGGGCTCATCTGGTCCTTGAGTTTGACTTGAATACAGATATTAATAAAGCACAGGAAGAGGTGTACCAGGCACTCGACCGTGTGAAGCTGCCGGACAACGCCGGGGATCCCAAGGTTTCGAAGCTTGGTCCGACAAATCAGCCCATCTATACATTTTCCATTAGTAATTCATCGAAATCATCCTCTGATATCAGTGATGTTGTCCAGCAAAAAATTGTACCAAGCCTATCCACCATATCGGGTGTTTCCAATGTAGAGGTGGATGGGACAACAGATAAACAGATTTTTGTAAAAGTAGATCCCAATCGATTAAACGAATATAACTTGACTCTTGATAAAGTAAAACAGGCACTGCTCGCCAATAATGTGACGGCACCGACCGGCCAGGTCACCATGAACGGCAAGGAAATGAATGTACAGGTGAATCATGCCTTTAAAACACTGGATGATATTCGAAATATGAATTTAATACTCGTCAATCAGAATACTTCAGGAACGAAGGATGCTTTTAACAGTATGGGGAATGGCTTGAACCAAGTTGGCCAATCTCTAGGAACACTGGGAGAGGCTGTAAAGGGAAATACAGAAAGTGATGCGCTTTTGCAAAAAGAAATCAGCCTGATGAGTGCAATCAATCAGCTTTCCTCCCAAATGTTCCAAAACCAAACCCAATTGGCCCAGCTGAAGGCTCAGCCTCGTCTGGCAAGCAGTGCACAGGGAAAACAAAAGCAAGCAGCTTTAGCAAAAACAATTGCAGCGGAACAAAGTAAAATCTCTTCGCTTCAACAGCAGGTTTCTCTCATTCAATCACAGCTCAGCCAGTCTTCCAAACAAAGTGCTGATCAGCTGAATCAGCTGGGAAACCAGCCACAACCCAAGAAAACACAGACGCCAGGCAGTCCAGCTATATCGATATCGACGCTGCCTTTATCTAAAATTGCAGATGTCTCCCTGCAGGTCGATAATGGGGGCACGTATACACGACTGAATGGGAAGCCGGCAGTAGTGGCTGCTATTCAGCCGGATGCAAGTGGAAATACAGCGGATATTGTACAGTCTGTAAAGGCTAAGCTGGCAGGACTTGATTTGCCCAAGGGGTATCACATTGCCACTTTGCGAGACCAGTCAATTGAAATCAATCACTCGGTCCATTCCATGGTGCGGGAGGCCATCATGGGGGCAGTCATTGCTTCTGTTGTAACGATGCTGTTTTTAGGGAACCTTCGTACCACAATTGTAGCCATTCTTTCAATCCCGCTTTCTATTTTGGCTACCATGATTGTAATGAAGGCAATGGGATACACGCTCAATACTATGACATTAGCGGGCGTAGCTGTGGCGATTGGCCGGGTGGTGGATGACAGTATTGTCGTCATCGAAAATATTTACCGCAAAGCTAGAGAAGCCATTGCCGGCAAATCATTAGGCAATGAATTTATTTTAGATTCCACCCAAGAAGTCGGGCAGGCCATCACCTCCTCGACCATTACTACCATTGCTGTGTTTCTTCCCATGGCGTTTGTGCCGGGAATTGTCGGGAAGTTTTTCGCCCCATTTGCCTGGAGTGTGGTGATTTCCATTGCCTTTTCGCTATTGATTGCATTAACAATTGTGCCGATTCTATCCAAACTCTTTTTGGCAAAAGTAAAGCCGATTGAAAAACAAGATAATGTTCTTCAGCGCTTTTATGAAAATGTTCTTTACTGGGGGCTTCAGCACCGCTGGCTCGTTGTGAGCTTGGCAGCCGTCCTGCTTGTGGGAACGCTGGCGCTGGCTCCCAGGATTCCGGTTAACTTTTTTCCGGATGAGGCTGTGCAATATATCGATGTGAATACCACGCTTCCGAACGGAACCTCCATTGACAAAACCAACAGCCTGGCCAAGCAATTGGAGCAAAAACTTGCAGGGCAGAAGCAGGTGAAAAGCTATAACACTACAGTAAATTCAGGAACGATCAGCATACAGGTGACCTTAAAGAATCATGCAGATTCTACTGGTTTTCAGCAGGAGTTAAAAAAGCAAACCGATCATCTGGGGGAAGGCAGCGAGACCATGATTACTCCTGTCGGCGGTTCTCCTAGCTCCAACAGTTTTAGTATTATCGTGAACGGATCAGATTCAAAGGCGAGAACAAAAGGGGCACAAAACATCGAAAAAGCCCTTAAGCCGATACAAGGTGTAACAGGAATTACGTCCAATATTGAAGAGCAAACCCCGCAGGTCGAGGTGAGCATCGATGATAAAAAAGCTGCTGCACAAGGCGTGTATCCGGGAATGGCGGCAAGCGATCTGCATGACATGCTCAGCGGAACAGCCCTTATGAATGTGGAGCTTCAAGGACAAACAACGGGATTAAATGTCGGGCTGCAATCCGGTGACATGAATAAAATAAGCGTTATAGCCAATCAGAAAGTCACCAATATGGCGGGGCAGCAGGTGGCAATCAAGGATATAGGCAGTGTAAAACAGACCTTTGCACCTGCAGCCATTCAGCGTTTGAATCAGCAGGGTTATGACTCCTTAACCGTGATGATGGATTCAGCCAGAGCCTCAAAGGCCCAGCAGGACATTAAAAACACATTAGCAAAAATGTCCTTGCCAAAGGGTGTAAGCTATTCCTTTATAGGCTCAGCAGAAGAAATGAAACAAGGGTTCCATAACCTTGTTTACGCGATCGGCTTCAGTGTCATCCTTGTCTATCTTGTCATGATGCTGGCTTTCAGGGAACCGCTTGCCCCGTTATCGATTCTGTTTGCGCTGCCGTTTATCTTTGTGGGAGTTATCGCAGGCATTTTGATAACGCATGAATCATTGGGAATCCCGGCACTGGTAGGAATTTTAATGCTGGTGGGAATTGTGGTGACCAATGCCATTGTCCTCATCGATAAGGTCGAGCAAAATAAAAAGATATACGAAGACAAAACCCAGGCCATCGTAGAAGCCGGAAAAATCAGGCTGCGCCCCATCCTTATGACGGCGATTGCCACAGTCGGTGCGCTCCTTCCATTAGCTTTGTCTACAGAAGGGGGATTGATTTCCCGATCGCTTGCCATCGTGGTCATCTCAGGGCTGACCGCTTCCACCTTGCTAACACTGATCATTGTCCCTGTTTGCTACTCGCTTTTAACAGGCAGACGGAAATGA
- a CDS encoding VIT1/CCC1 transporter family protein produces the protein MPETQHIERHFSASDTIRDIVIGMSDGLTVPFALAAGLSGAVHSTGLILTAGGAEIAAGSIAMGLGGYLAAKSDADHYRAELKREYDEVERFPEKEEEEVREVFREFNLDEAQIEPIVQKLRQSPDKWVDFMMRFELGLEKPNQSRAWISAITIAVSYIVGGIIPLIPYFIVSVPSQGLVASVILTLIILFIFGGVKGRFTGTPIVKSGFETMIVGGLAAAAAFLLARSFS, from the coding sequence TTGCCAGAAACGCAGCATATTGAGAGGCATTTTAGTGCTTCCGATACGATTAGAGATATTGTGATTGGCATGTCCGATGGGCTGACCGTTCCTTTTGCACTCGCAGCCGGCCTGTCTGGAGCGGTCCATTCAACGGGTCTGATTTTAACCGCAGGAGGAGCAGAGATTGCGGCCGGCTCGATTGCCATGGGCCTTGGCGGCTATCTTGCGGCAAAATCAGATGCAGACCACTATCGTGCAGAGCTGAAGAGAGAATATGATGAAGTCGAACGATTTCCAGAAAAAGAAGAGGAAGAAGTTAGAGAGGTATTCAGGGAATTTAATTTAGATGAGGCTCAAATTGAACCGATTGTCCAAAAACTGAGGCAGTCGCCTGATAAATGGGTGGATTTTATGATGCGTTTTGAGCTGGGTTTGGAAAAGCCCAATCAGTCCAGGGCATGGATCAGTGCTATCACAATAGCGGTATCCTATATCGTAGGCGGAATTATTCCCTTAATCCCTTACTTTATTGTGAGTGTTCCAAGTCAGGGACTTGTGGCCTCAGTCATCCTCACGTTGATCATTCTCTTTATTTTTGGCGGGGTAAAAGGACGGTTTACGGGTACACCGATTGTAAAAAGCGGTTTTGAAACGATGATTGTAGGCGGATTGGCAGCGGCAGCGGCTTTCTTGCTGGCAAGAAGTTTTTCCTAA